From the Nodularia sp. NIES-3585 genome, one window contains:
- a CDS encoding McrC family protein → MNSANLQIIEITEYQYKYFERNKFSEECEIILYEKYKHQVDLDSPSYKTRHQWKLTAKGWVGYIPLNSDLAVKINPKLPIKNLLGMLEYAYNLKSFNFLQGYMNCESVENIYNHLAEILAQKIIERCRKGLYRSYVPKIEQLTYVRGKLNIQNIIKKPWNVKLQCEYKEHTADIIDNQILFWTLFHIGHSGCCSDKVSQIVRKAYHAMQGMVSLQPCTSEDCIKQNYQRLNNDYYTLHQLCRFFLDNTSPSHERGKNTTLPFLVNMARLFEMFVAEWLKENLPPNLTLKTQERINIEKNIYFQTDLIIYDTQTLTPQYILDTKYKNPDNISKNDIAQVIAYAVSKNCPETVLVYPSELNNHLDEYIGEHRGKIRVRSLAFSLNGNIEDAGKEFLKRLFSSEKC, encoded by the coding sequence ATGAACTCAGCAAATTTACAAATTATTGAAATAACCGAATATCAATATAAATATTTTGAGCGTAATAAATTTTCAGAAGAATGTGAAATTATATTATATGAAAAATACAAACACCAAGTAGACTTAGATTCTCCTAGTTACAAAACTCGTCATCAATGGAAACTAACTGCTAAGGGTTGGGTAGGTTATATTCCTTTAAATTCTGATTTAGCTGTTAAAATAAATCCTAAACTTCCAATTAAAAATTTATTGGGGATGTTGGAATATGCTTACAATTTAAAAAGCTTCAACTTTCTGCAAGGTTACATGAATTGTGAATCTGTAGAAAATATTTACAATCACCTAGCTGAGATTCTAGCTCAAAAAATTATAGAACGCTGTCGTAAAGGTTTATATCGCAGTTATGTACCCAAAATTGAGCAGTTGACTTATGTGCGCGGAAAGTTAAATATTCAAAATATCATTAAAAAACCTTGGAATGTAAAATTACAATGTGAATATAAAGAACATACGGCTGATATTATAGATAATCAAATTTTATTTTGGACGCTTTTTCATATTGGTCATAGTGGTTGCTGTTCAGATAAAGTCTCACAGATAGTTAGAAAAGCCTATCACGCTATGCAAGGAATGGTGTCTTTACAACCTTGTACTTCAGAAGATTGTATTAAGCAAAATTACCAACGTCTTAATAATGACTATTATACATTACATCAACTTTGCCGATTCTTTTTAGATAATACTAGCCCCAGTCATGAAAGAGGAAAAAATACTACTCTACCGTTTTTAGTAAATATGGCACGTCTGTTTGAAATGTTTGTTGCAGAATGGTTAAAAGAAAATTTACCCCCAAATTTAACTCTAAAGACTCAAGAAAGAATCAATATAGAAAAAAACATATATTTTCAAACTGATTTAATTATATACGACACTCAAACTTTAACTCCTCAATACATTCTGGATACTAAATATAAAAATCCAGATAATATTTCCAAAAATGACATAGCCCAAGTAATAGCTTATGCTGTCTCTAAAAATTGTCCTGAAACAGTGTTAGTTTATCCAAGTGAATTAAACAATCATCTTGATGAATATATTGGAGAACATAGAGGAAAAATTAGAGTGCGAAGTCTTGCTTTTTCTCTAAATGGAAATATTGAAGATGCAGGAAAAGAATTTTTAAAACGACTTTTCTCTAGTGAAAAATGTTGA
- a CDS encoding McrB family protein, which yields MVEANFNDEDYELCLEAIFGHCNLLRIQINQWGIKLNACDLTYYKLLQKAGNKNPESITKILIQNPKLLITDKNCILDKEQVLYYLGFQPTIYRCVNWFQQYLPLILLATTNDPIPVINRYLSPEEWNPPLFDSWTDRTGFSEKELECWLRAINRKRQAIIYGSPGTGKTFIAEQLAKELIGHYGFYELVQFHPAYTYEDFIQGIRPQSEDGKLTYPLVPGRFLEFCKKAESFQDICVLIIDEINRANLAQVFGELMYLLEYRNQEIPLAGGNTFSIPENVRIIGTMNTADRSIAQIDHALRRRFAFIELRRNYDVLIKYHLNPGFAVMDLIDVLKRLNIAIDDKNYEVGISFFLTPNLREDIEDIWKMEIEPYLEEYFFNNIEKVDEFRWDKIEHQLTI from the coding sequence ATGGTAGAGGCTAATTTTAATGATGAAGATTATGAGTTATGTTTAGAAGCAATATTTGGTCATTGTAACCTATTGAGGATACAAATTAACCAATGGGGTATAAAACTGAATGCGTGTGATTTAACTTATTATAAGTTATTACAAAAAGCTGGAAATAAAAATCCAGAATCAATTACAAAGATTCTCATTCAAAATCCTAAGTTATTAATTACTGATAAGAATTGCATTTTGGACAAAGAACAAGTTTTATATTACTTGGGATTTCAACCTACGATATATAGATGTGTAAATTGGTTTCAACAATATCTTCCTTTAATTTTGCTTGCTACTACTAATGATCCTATCCCAGTTATTAATCGTTATTTATCACCAGAAGAGTGGAACCCACCTTTGTTTGATTCTTGGACAGACAGAACAGGCTTTAGTGAAAAAGAACTAGAATGTTGGTTACGCGCTATTAATCGAAAAAGACAAGCAATTATATACGGTTCACCAGGAACAGGAAAAACATTTATTGCAGAACAATTAGCTAAAGAATTAATTGGTCATTATGGTTTTTATGAATTAGTACAATTTCATCCAGCATACACTTATGAAGACTTTATTCAAGGTATTCGTCCTCAAAGTGAAGATGGTAAATTAACATATCCACTTGTTCCAGGTAGATTTTTAGAGTTTTGTAAAAAAGCCGAGTCATTTCAAGATATTTGTGTTCTCATCATTGATGAAATCAACCGTGCAAATTTAGCCCAGGTTTTTGGTGAATTAATGTATTTACTAGAATACCGTAATCAAGAAATTCCTCTAGCTGGTGGTAATACTTTTTCTATTCCTGAAAATGTCCGTATTATCGGCACAATGAACACAGCAGATAGGTCTATCGCACAAATAGATCATGCTTTACGTCGTCGCTTTGCATTTATTGAACTACGCCGTAATTATGATGTTCTCATCAAATATCACTTAAATCCTGGTTTTGCAGTTATGGATTTAATTGATGTGTTGAAACGATTAAACATAGCTATTGATGATAAAAACTATGAAGTTGGTATTTCCTTTTTTCTGACTCCTAATCTACGAGAAGATATAGAAGACATTTGGAAGATGGAAATTGAACCGTATTTAGAAGAATACTTTTTTAACAACATAGAAAAAGTAGATGAGTTTCGCTGGGATAAAATCGAGCATCAGTTAACTATATGA
- a CDS encoding FAD-binding oxidoreductase, with product MVETLDNLFSSLEGIEIITEATQVAKLSQDYHTFSPVLVPKLEGKVGDMVVRPANEQEVIKVAIACVQCQIPVTVRGAGTGNYGQCVPLHGGVILDMSKMQGIPWVKPGVARVEAGVKLAAIDKKAREIGWEIRMAPSTYRTATIGGFIAGGSGGIGSIQYGLLGDRGNILALRVVTLEDEPRVIELRGDDVQKVTHAWGINGIITEAEIPLGTAYPWAEVIVTFNDFMAAAKFGQALGNADGMIKKLISVFASPIPQYFHPLQQYIPEGTHSVLLMLAESSLELLPGLVQQYGGEITYEKPVAEKSINLGEFTWNHTTLHARTVDTSITYLQSMFPADAGLELVEHMYHYFGDEVMMHLEFFRVNGRVIPGALQLVRYSTEERLNEIIRYHEAKGVSIANPHTYIIEDGGRKVIDPEQLKFKEMVDPYGLMNPGKSKVLEFNR from the coding sequence ATGGTGGAAACATTAGATAATTTGTTTAGTTCTCTGGAAGGGATAGAAATAATTACTGAAGCTACCCAAGTAGCTAAATTATCCCAGGATTACCACACTTTTAGCCCTGTTTTAGTCCCAAAGCTTGAGGGAAAGGTTGGGGATATGGTGGTGCGTCCTGCTAACGAACAAGAGGTAATCAAGGTTGCGATCGCTTGTGTTCAATGCCAAATACCTGTAACTGTTAGAGGTGCGGGGACTGGTAATTATGGGCAGTGTGTGCCTTTACATGGCGGTGTAATTTTAGATATGTCGAAGATGCAGGGCATTCCTTGGGTAAAGCCAGGGGTAGCACGGGTAGAAGCTGGGGTGAAATTGGCTGCTATCGATAAAAAAGCGAGAGAAATCGGTTGGGAAATCCGTATGGCACCTTCTACATACCGCACAGCGACTATTGGGGGATTTATCGCTGGTGGGAGTGGGGGTATTGGGTCTATACAATATGGGTTACTAGGCGATCGCGGTAATATCTTAGCCCTGCGAGTGGTAACTTTAGAAGATGAACCCCGTGTGATCGAATTACGTGGCGATGATGTGCAGAAAGTTACTCATGCTTGGGGAATTAATGGTATTATCACAGAGGCAGAAATTCCTTTAGGGACTGCTTACCCTTGGGCAGAAGTGATTGTCACATTTAACGACTTTATGGCAGCAGCCAAGTTTGGGCAAGCCCTGGGTAATGCTGACGGGATGATTAAAAAATTGATTTCGGTATTTGCATCGCCTATCCCCCAATACTTTCATCCCCTGCAACAATATATTCCTGAAGGTACTCACTCAGTCTTATTAATGCTGGCTGAATCCAGCTTAGAATTATTACCGGGTTTAGTGCAGCAATACGGTGGAGAGATTACCTATGAAAAACCAGTTGCAGAAAAAAGTATCAATTTGGGAGAATTTACTTGGAATCACACCACGCTTCACGCCCGGACTGTAGATACTTCAATTACTTATTTGCAAAGTATGTTTCCGGCTGATGCTGGCTTGGAACTGGTAGAGCATATGTATCATTATTTTGGTGATGAAGTCATGATGCATTTAGAATTTTTTCGAGTCAATGGTCGGGTAATTCCTGGTGCTTTACAACTTGTGCGTTACAGCACAGAAGAACGCCTAAATGAAATTATTCGCTATCACGAAGCTAAGGGTGTATCTATTGCTAATCCCCACACATATATTATTGAAGATGGGGGTAGAAAAGTTATTGATCCTGAGCAGTTAAAGTTTAAAGAAATGGTTGATCCTTATGGGTTAATGAATCCGGGTAAGAGTAAAGTTTTAGAATTTAATAGATGA
- a CDS encoding multicopper oxidase domain-containing protein, whose amino-acid sequence MNGETKQYLRNVDFQDNPKEPEISEQGRKDSIIVYPNEVVRVIAKYDGPGKYTWHCHVLIHEDHDMMRPMEVVEELQ is encoded by the coding sequence ATGAACGGCGAAACGAAGCAATATCTCCGAAATGTTGACTTTCAGGACAATCCCAAGGAACCAGAAATCTCCGAGCAGGGTCGAAAGGATTCCATAATTGTCTACCCTAATGAAGTTGTCCGAGTCATTGCCAAATACGATGGGCCAGGAAAATATACTTGGCACTGTCATGTGTTAATCCATGAAGACCACGATATGATGCGTCCAATGGAAGTGGTTGAGGAATTACAATAA
- a CDS encoding DUF1868 domain-containing protein has product MDDNYQTYLNRVARMTLPEAYRSQIQHIQESAKFNLHSGSRQAAPFPGYSLITPPAAEQANNSTFHTKLESYQQELLQLPVGSDLIVPVPPASFHLTLADLIWDSAYVHACEKDPEFDQKLRSCCAEILQQYQQSMTNGNHPIQWQMLGLIVMPRAVGVCLVPQDERCYEQIIQFRRKIYQNPKLMALGIEQHYHFMAHVTLGYFGEVAPDLDRKNLSTMLSELNQQWLLNFPEFLINRVELRKFDDMTHYYREADWPSLNF; this is encoded by the coding sequence TTGGACGATAACTATCAAACTTACCTGAATCGGGTAGCAAGAATGACGCTGCCAGAAGCTTACAGATCCCAAATTCAGCATATTCAGGAATCTGCTAAGTTTAATTTGCATTCTGGCTCCAGACAAGCCGCACCTTTTCCTGGGTATTCACTCATTACCCCACCTGCCGCAGAACAAGCAAACAACTCTACTTTCCATACCAAATTAGAATCTTACCAGCAGGAACTTTTACAGTTGCCTGTAGGCAGTGATTTGATTGTCCCTGTACCCCCAGCTAGCTTTCATTTGACTTTAGCTGACTTGATTTGGGACAGTGCTTATGTTCATGCGTGTGAAAAAGACCCTGAATTTGACCAAAAGTTACGTTCTTGTTGTGCTGAAATATTGCAGCAGTATCAACAATCCATGACAAACGGAAATCATCCGATTCAATGGCAAATGCTGGGATTGATAGTGATGCCAAGAGCGGTGGGTGTTTGTTTAGTCCCCCAGGATGAACGTTGCTATGAGCAAATTATTCAATTTCGCCGTAAAATCTATCAAAATCCGAAGTTAATGGCTTTGGGTATTGAACAGCATTATCATTTCATGGCCCACGTAACATTAGGTTATTTTGGAGAAGTTGCGCCAGATTTAGACCGTAAAAATCTCAGCACTATGCTTTCTGAGTTGAATCAGCAATGGCTGCTGAATTTTCCAGAGTTTTTAATCAACCGTGTGGAACTACGGAAATTTGACGATATGACCCACTATTACCGTGAAGCAGACTGGCCGAGTTTAAATTTTTAG
- a CDS encoding EamA family transporter, with amino-acid sequence MENDTKMWWIYALLSAGFAALTTIFAKIGVENVNSNLATAIRTVVILVIAWLIVFVEGKGVNLVEIPQKTMFFLLLSGMATGLSWIFYFKALQMGKASLVAPIDKSSLVLVLLFSVIFLGESLSWKIVLGNLLVVIGTLVLIL; translated from the coding sequence ATGGAGAATGACACAAAAATGTGGTGGATATATGCATTACTTTCAGCTGGTTTTGCCGCATTGACAACCATATTTGCCAAAATTGGTGTCGAAAATGTGAACTCTAACCTAGCAACAGCAATCCGAACTGTGGTTATTTTAGTGATTGCTTGGCTAATTGTATTTGTTGAAGGGAAGGGGGTCAATCTTGTGGAAATTCCCCAAAAAACTATGTTTTTTCTATTATTATCTGGAATGGCTACTGGTTTATCCTGGATTTTTTATTTCAAAGCTTTACAAATGGGAAAAGCCTCACTAGTTGCACCAATTGATAAATCTAGTTTGGTATTAGTTTTATTGTTTTCTGTTATTTTTCTTGGTGAATCGTTAAGCTGGAAAATTGTTTTAGGCAATTTATTAGTAGTTATAGGAACCTTGGTATTAATTCTTTAA
- a CDS encoding dienelactone hydrolase family protein, with protein MDKTSTQNYREYLVLVTAGEVKLEGNLVIPDTARGIVVFAHGSGSSRHSPRNRYVARVLQQAGLATLLIDLLTHEEEAIDLITRQLRFDIELLASRLVNTTDWLAQNPETHHLQIGYFGASTGGAAALLAAAKRPQVVKAVVSRGGRPDLAGSALPHVQAATLLIVGGYDTQVIEMNQDALKKLGIEKQLQIIPKATHLFEEPGALAAVAQLASQWFMHYLMPEN; from the coding sequence GTGGATAAAACATCAACACAGAATTACCGTGAATATCTAGTGTTAGTCACAGCAGGTGAGGTAAAGCTAGAGGGAAATTTAGTGATTCCAGATACTGCTAGAGGCATAGTAGTATTTGCTCATGGTAGTGGTAGTAGTCGCCATAGTCCCCGCAATCGATATGTTGCTCGAGTTTTACAACAGGCGGGACTAGCAACTCTACTAATTGACTTGCTAACTCATGAAGAGGAAGCAATTGATCTCATAACAAGACAGTTGCGCTTTGATATTGAATTATTGGCATCACGATTAGTCAATACCACTGATTGGTTAGCACAGAACCCAGAAACTCATCATCTCCAAATAGGTTACTTCGGAGCGAGTACAGGAGGCGCTGCCGCCTTGTTAGCCGCCGCAAAACGCCCTCAAGTGGTGAAAGCTGTAGTGTCTCGTGGCGGACGGCCTGACTTAGCTGGTTCAGCGTTACCTCATGTGCAAGCAGCAACCCTGCTAATTGTTGGTGGTTATGATACACAAGTGATAGAAATGAATCAGGATGCACTGAAAAAGTTAGGTATAGAAAAGCAATTGCAAATTATTCCTAAAGCCACTCATTTGTTTGAAGAACCGGGCGCATTGGCAGCAGTAGCGCAATTGGCAAGTCAGTGGTTTATGCATTACCTCATGCCAGAAAATTAA
- a CDS encoding DUF4336 domain-containing protein, whose translation MQPITHPKDWSWHFWPAVPFYPYGRRRTICAEIVKDTIWTFDQLHGILYTVVPIRMTVVKLAAGGLLVYAPVAPTIECVRLVNELVTKHGDVKYIILPTSSGLEHKVFVGPFARCFPQAQVFVAPHQWSFPFNLPLSWLGFPQKRTQVLPEDSSQSPFGDEFDYQVLDIDLGRGSFAEVAFFHRRSHTLLLTDSILSVPEEPPAINQLDPYPLLFHARDHGGEAIADHPENRRKGWQRISLFAIYFRPHALEMTGLGQMFRDAFQAPQHSPKAYFGLFPFRWREDWRQSFDILRGNGRLFVAPILQILILPQAPKQVLTWADQVASWDFRQIIACHFDSPIQASPVEFRQAFNFLEKPPVLSEDLSGNSNQPLSEDDMQFIRELEVNLTKQGIAKPPKI comes from the coding sequence ATGCAACCGATTACTCATCCAAAGGATTGGTCATGGCACTTCTGGCCGGCTGTACCATTCTATCCCTATGGTAGGCGGCGGACAATTTGCGCGGAAATAGTCAAGGATACGATCTGGACATTCGATCAGCTTCACGGCATTCTCTACACTGTTGTGCCGATTCGGATGACTGTGGTTAAACTCGCAGCCGGAGGTCTTCTGGTTTATGCGCCAGTTGCTCCGACTATTGAATGTGTCCGCTTAGTTAACGAGTTAGTCACAAAGCACGGTGATGTTAAGTACATTATTCTACCAACGAGTTCTGGTCTAGAACATAAGGTTTTCGTCGGACCTTTTGCCAGATGCTTTCCACAAGCACAGGTTTTTGTGGCTCCCCATCAATGGAGTTTCCCGTTCAATTTACCTCTGAGTTGGCTGGGTTTTCCTCAAAAACGGACTCAGGTACTTCCCGAAGATAGTAGCCAAAGTCCTTTTGGTGATGAGTTCGATTATCAGGTGCTGGACATAGACCTGGGAAGAGGTTCTTTTGCCGAAGTGGCATTTTTTCACAGGCGATCGCACACTCTGCTCCTGACTGATTCTATACTGTCTGTACCAGAAGAACCACCAGCGATTAACCAATTAGACCCGTATCCCTTGTTGTTTCATGCTAGGGATCATGGTGGGGAAGCGATCGCAGATCATCCCGAAAATCGCCGCAAGGGATGGCAACGTATTTCACTGTTTGCTATTTATTTTCGTCCTCACGCCCTGGAAATGACTGGATTAGGGCAAATGTTTCGCGACGCTTTCCAAGCACCACAGCATTCACCAAAGGCTTATTTTGGTTTATTTCCGTTTCGCTGGCGAGAAGACTGGCGGCAATCATTCGATATTCTACGGGGTAACGGACGCTTATTTGTAGCACCGATACTGCAAATCCTGATTCTTCCCCAAGCACCAAAACAAGTACTTACATGGGCTGATCAAGTTGCAAGTTGGGATTTTCGCCAAATTATCGCCTGTCATTTTGATTCGCCTATTCAGGCCAGTCCGGTTGAATTCCGCCAAGCATTCAATTTTCTGGAAAAGCCACCCGTTTTAAGTGAGGACTTATCTGGAAATAGCAACCAGCCTCTGTCAGAGGACGATATGCAATTCATCCGAGAACTTGAGGTAAATCTCACTAAGCAAGGTATTGCAAAGCCACCGAAAATCTAA
- a CDS encoding OB-fold nucleic acid binding domain-containing protein gives MVKITARKFVGRENVYDIGVERDHNFTIKNGLIASNCFNKSHSTAYGYVTYQTAYLKANYPLEYMAALLTANSGDTDKVQKYINNCVNMGITIDPPDINRSGLDFTPAAGKILFGFTAVRNVGQNAIASILSARDEDGEFQTLADFCDRVDLRAVNRRTVESLIHCGAFDKIESNRKQLINDLLLVYDWAQSRDKDRASGQGNLFDFSGLGGSVTDTNHKKGSNAFAAVPKADPVPDFPPQEKLRKEKELLGFYVSDHPLKALRKAASVLSPINLSQLNEQKEDAKVCAVIMLNNVKKVMTKKGDQMAILQIEDLTTQSEAVVFPKTYERISEQLIVDLRLIIWGKVDRRDDQTQLIVEDVEKVEEVKMVMVELNPQEAGDIEHLHHLKTILQEQSGDKEQARTRVIGIIQSENSRQLVRLGWQFCVQYSGRTVQALQNARFTAHTKSLIDN, from the coding sequence ATGGTCAAAATAACTGCTCGTAAATTTGTAGGCAGAGAAAACGTCTATGACATTGGGGTTGAGCGTGACCATAATTTTACGATTAAAAATGGTTTAATCGCCTCCAATTGTTTTAATAAATCTCATTCAACTGCTTATGGATATGTCACTTATCAAACTGCGTATTTAAAAGCTAATTATCCCTTAGAGTATATGGCGGCGCTGTTGACGGCCAACAGTGGCGATACAGATAAAGTGCAGAAATATATTAATAACTGCGTGAATATGGGTATTACCATAGACCCACCAGACATTAATCGTTCTGGTCTAGATTTTACACCAGCAGCAGGAAAGATTTTATTTGGATTTACAGCAGTGCGGAACGTGGGACAGAATGCGATCGCCTCTATTTTGTCAGCCAGAGATGAAGACGGCGAATTTCAAACACTTGCTGATTTTTGCGATCGCGTCGATCTGCGTGCTGTTAACCGCAGGACTGTAGAATCCTTAATTCACTGCGGAGCCTTTGACAAAATTGAATCAAACCGTAAACAGTTAATTAATGATTTATTACTAGTTTATGATTGGGCGCAATCCCGCGATAAAGATAGAGCTAGCGGTCAGGGAAATCTCTTTGATTTTTCAGGTCTAGGGGGTAGCGTTACTGATACTAATCATAAGAAAGGAAGTAATGCTTTTGCAGCCGTTCCTAAAGCTGACCCTGTGCCAGATTTCCCCCCCCAAGAGAAGTTACGCAAAGAAAAAGAATTGCTGGGTTTTTATGTGTCAGACCATCCCCTAAAAGCTTTAAGAAAAGCAGCATCAGTCCTGAGTCCGATTAACCTTTCACAACTTAATGAACAAAAAGAAGATGCAAAAGTTTGTGCGGTGATCATGCTGAATAATGTCAAAAAAGTGATGACAAAAAAAGGTGATCAAATGGCAATTTTGCAAATAGAAGATTTAACAACCCAATCAGAAGCAGTTGTTTTTCCTAAAACCTATGAACGCATCAGTGAGCAACTTATAGTTGATCTCAGGTTAATTATCTGGGGTAAAGTAGATCGGCGAGATGACCAAACTCAACTGATTGTTGAAGATGTAGAAAAAGTAGAGGAAGTAAAGATGGTGATGGTTGAACTCAATCCTCAAGAAGCTGGTGACATTGAACATCTACATCATTTAAAGACAATTTTACAAGAACAGTCAGGGGATAAAGAACAGGCAAGAACGCGAGTAATTGGAATTATACAATCAGAAAATTCTCGCCAATTGGTGCGCTTGGGTTGGCAATTTTGTGTGCAGTATTCTGGGAGAACAGTTCAAGCTTTGCAAAACGCCAGATTTACGGCGCATACAAAATCGCTGATTGATAATTGA
- the rpsD gene encoding 30S ribosomal protein S4 — MSRYRGPRLRIVRRLGELPGLSRKTARRAYPPGQHGQNRKKRSEYAVRLEEKQKIRMNYGLTEKQLLRYVRKARRVTGSTGQVLLQMLEMRLDNTVFRLGMAPTIPAARQLVNHGHVTVNGKRVDIASYQCRPGEVVAIRDREASRKLVEANLQYPGLANLPSHLEFDKAKLTGKVNSVIEREWVALQVNELLVVEYYSRQA, encoded by the coding sequence ATGTCCCGATACAGAGGGCCACGCCTCAGAATTGTACGTCGCTTAGGCGAATTGCCAGGATTAAGTCGTAAAACTGCGAGAAGAGCCTATCCACCAGGCCAACATGGTCAGAACCGCAAAAAACGTTCTGAGTATGCAGTTCGTCTCGAAGAAAAGCAAAAAATTCGGATGAACTACGGTTTGACCGAAAAGCAACTGTTGCGCTATGTGCGTAAAGCTAGACGCGTCACTGGTTCTACCGGACAAGTGCTGCTACAAATGCTAGAAATGCGCTTGGATAATACCGTTTTTCGCTTGGGTATGGCTCCCACGATTCCAGCTGCTCGCCAACTGGTAAATCACGGTCATGTAACAGTTAACGGTAAGCGAGTCGATATTGCTAGTTACCAGTGCCGTCCTGGTGAAGTTGTGGCAATTAGAGACCGCGAAGCTTCGCGGAAGTTGGTAGAAGCTAATTTACAATATCCCGGTTTAGCCAATCTCCCCAGTCATCTGGAATTTGATAAAGCTAAGTTGACGGGTAAAGTTAACAGCGTCATTGAACGAGAATGGGTGGCGTTACAAGTTAATGAACTGCTGGTTGTGGAATACTACTCACGTCAAGCTTAG
- the moaA gene encoding GTP 3',8-cyclase MoaA: MNQVDYLRISLIDRCNFRCQYCMPEGAELDYLLKQQLLTDEELLTLIQEVFIPVGFTRFRLTGGEPLLRPRLVELVKAIACLPQTQDLSMTTNGFLLASQAQNLFDAGLRRINISLDSLDSDTFDQIIGNRGRSRWQQVWRGIQAAYAVGFDPLKLNVVVIPGVNDHEILDLAALTIEKQWHVRFIEFMPIGNGDLFGDRGWISSENLRQRIRDRWGLTTSQICGAGPADIFQIPGAKGTLGFISQMSECFCDRCNRMRFSADGWLRPCLLNETGQIDLKTALRAGTSTNQLQEQVRQLLAIKPEINFKGRDSGTAGLYSRTMSQIGG, translated from the coding sequence ATGAACCAGGTAGACTATCTCCGAATTAGCCTGATTGATCGCTGCAATTTTCGTTGTCAGTACTGTATGCCAGAGGGAGCAGAACTAGATTATCTGCTCAAGCAACAATTATTAACTGATGAGGAATTATTGACGCTCATTCAAGAGGTATTTATTCCCGTGGGTTTTACCCGGTTTCGGTTGACGGGTGGGGAACCGTTGCTACGCCCCCGTTTAGTAGAGTTAGTCAAGGCGATCGCTTGTTTACCCCAAACCCAAGACCTGTCTATGACTACCAACGGGTTTTTACTAGCTTCCCAAGCCCAAAATCTCTTTGATGCTGGTCTCCGGCGGATAAATATTAGCCTGGATTCTCTGGACTCAGACACCTTTGACCAAATTATCGGTAATCGTGGTCGTTCTCGTTGGCAACAAGTTTGGCGAGGCATTCAAGCTGCCTATGCCGTAGGATTTGACCCTTTGAAGCTGAATGTAGTGGTGATTCCTGGTGTGAATGACCATGAAATTCTGGATTTAGCGGCTTTAACCATTGAGAAGCAATGGCACGTCAGGTTTATTGAGTTTATGCCTATTGGCAATGGCGATTTGTTTGGCGATCGCGGTTGGATATCTTCGGAAAACTTGCGCCAACGTATCCGCGATCGCTGGGGCTTGACAACATCCCAAATTTGTGGGGCTGGCCCGGCTGATATATTTCAAATTCCAGGCGCGAAGGGAACCCTGGGATTTATTAGTCAGATGTCAGAATGTTTTTGCGATCGCTGTAACCGAATGCGCTTTTCTGCCGATGGTTGGCTGCGTCCCTGTTTATTGAATGAAACTGGACAAATTGATTTAAAAACCGCCCTGCGTGCTGGTACTAGCACTAACCAACTCCAAGAGCAAGTTCGACAATTATTAGCAATCAAACCGGAAATTAACTTTAAAGGGCGCGACTCTGGTACTGCCGGTCTTTACAGCCGTACCATGTCGCAAATCGGGGGTTAG